TTACAGGAAAACTCTTTGAAGTTTTATATGGGTATGCCAATTGAAACACAAATCGAGATTCCGCAGACAGAATTTGAGGTTACGCCTCATGCACTTTCAGAACAGCCTGATTCGACCCAAAGAACGGAATATGCCTTATTGAAAAAACAGGAGCAACTTTTGGACTACCAAAAAAAATCTATTGTTGCTGAGTATTATCCCACTTTAGCTATTTCCGGAAGTTATAACTATATCGGACAGGGACCTAAATTGCCTTTAGGAGCAAAGTCTTCAGAAGGTGTTTACTGGTCAGACTATTCCATCATTGGCTTAGACCTGAAAATTCCAATCTTTACCGGATTTGGAACAAGAGCGAGAGTCCGCCAGGCTGATATTGAGTTGAAACAGGTTAAAGAAGATATGCAGGAAACAAAACTTTCTCTTGATTTGGCCTATGAGAATTCAAAAACACAAATTAACAACAGTATTATCACGATAAACAACCAGAAAGAAAATGTGAGACTGGCTGAAGAAGTCCTAAGTGACACCAAAAACAATTATTATAATGGATTGGCTTCATTGACAGATCTACTTGATGCTGAGAACTCTTTGGTAGAAGCACAGAACAATTACAACTCTGCTTTATTGGATTATAAGCTGGCCGAAGTTCAGCTTATCAAAGCTAAAGGAGAACTAAAAACTTTAATCAATTAAAAATCAATCATACAAAAGATGAAAAAATTAATATATATAGGTATTGGAATAGGCGTCCTTGGACTGTTTGGTTTCATTTTAATGAATAATAAAAAGAAAAACGAAGCCGAAACGGCAATCGTTTCAGAGAAAAATACCACAGTTGCTGTACGAACTGCAACTGTAAAAACTGAAGCTATCAACTCGGACTTCGTGGCAAATGGTAATTTTATTCCATCACAGGAATTAAAATTCTCTGCTGAAAATTCCGGAAGAGTTATCAAAGTTTTAGTAGAAGAAGGAAGCCAGGTTCGAATTGGACAAACATTGGCTATCATAAAAGGCGACCAGCTTTCTATTGATGTACAGAATGCCAATGCTGCCTACCAAAATGCTTTAACAGACAGCAAGCGTTATGAAAATGCTTTTAAAACAGGTGGTGTTACACAGCAGCAATTAGACCAGGCAAAACTGGCGCTTGTCAATGCTAAAGCAAAATTAGACCAGGCTAAAATTACTTATGGTGATGCAACAATCAAATCTTCCATTA
This portion of the Flavobacterium lindanitolerans genome encodes:
- a CDS encoding TolC family protein; the protein is MKSMNRLAILLIGFIFSQGIQAQTRKLTLKDAIQYALENKADAKKAKLKVENSEYQIQEVRSRALPQISAHGNVTYNPILQLNALPGDFFGQPGTTILAPLGQKWSSVGGVSLTQNIFDQAVFTGLKAARTTREFYQINQQLTEEQVIERVANNYYQVFVQRQKLTVIDSNYVNTSKVKEIIKGQYDNGLAKKIDLDRITVKLHNINTQRQQLINEVQLQENSLKFYMGMPIETQIEIPQTEFEVTPHALSEQPDSTQRTEYALLKKQEQLLDYQKKSIVAEYYPTLAISGSYNYIGQGPKLPLGAKSSEGVYWSDYSIIGLDLKIPIFTGFGTRARVRQADIELKQVKEDMQETKLSLDLAYENSKTQINNSIITINNQKENVRLAEEVLSDTKNNYYNGLASLTDLLDAENSLVEAQNNYNSALLDYKLAEVQLIKAKGELKTLIN